Proteins encoded together in one Verrucomicrobiota bacterium window:
- a CDS encoding ABC transporter substrate-binding protein translates to MKRNHSATQWLRNVAASAVVFGASLAQAEPLKIAYSDWPGWTPWSIAIEKGWLEGIEVEFEWMDYVGSLDAFAAGNLDGCHMTNGDALVIGVDQPSICILINDYSNGNDMFIAAPGFDDVPSLKGKKVGLEEGFVTHLLVLQALEDNGMTEEDITIVNTPTDQTPQVLKTGAVEAVAAWQPSSGTALREVPGSKVVFSSAEAPGLIYDCLFVTPESLKEHRETWMKLIGVWYKIVEYMKDEDNLDEALEILAKRVSVTPEEYEPFLDGTYILTLEEALPIWKEAEGFGSIYGSSKISDDFNVKYGVYEAPMDYKAFIDPSLIAEFAAE, encoded by the coding sequence ATGAAAAGGAATCATTCCGCCACCCAGTGGCTAAGGAACGTGGCCGCTTCCGCGGTCGTTTTTGGTGCCTCCCTCGCCCAAGCGGAGCCCCTGAAGATCGCCTACAGTGACTGGCCCGGCTGGACGCCTTGGTCGATCGCTATCGAAAAGGGATGGCTCGAGGGCATCGAGGTGGAGTTTGAATGGATGGATTACGTGGGCTCGCTCGACGCCTTCGCCGCTGGAAACCTGGACGGCTGTCACATGACCAATGGCGACGCCTTGGTGATCGGGGTCGATCAACCGTCGATTTGCATTCTCATCAATGATTATTCCAATGGCAATGACATGTTCATCGCGGCACCGGGTTTCGACGACGTGCCGAGCCTCAAGGGAAAAAAAGTCGGGCTGGAAGAAGGCTTTGTGACCCACCTGCTGGTGCTGCAAGCCCTCGAGGACAACGGCATGACCGAAGAGGACATCACGATCGTGAACACGCCCACCGATCAGACGCCCCAGGTCCTGAAAACGGGCGCGGTCGAAGCGGTGGCCGCTTGGCAACCTAGCTCTGGCACCGCCCTCCGCGAAGTCCCCGGCTCAAAAGTGGTCTTCTCCTCGGCGGAAGCGCCCGGCCTCATCTACGATTGCTTGTTTGTGACGCCCGAATCGCTCAAAGAGCACCGGGAAACTTGGATGAAGCTGATTGGGGTTTGGTACAAGATCGTCGAATACATGAAGGACGAGGACAACCTGGACGAGGCTCTTGAGATCCTAGCCAAGCGAGTCAGCGTGACCCCGGAAGAGTATGAGCCGTTTTTGGATGGCACTTACATCCTGACCTTGGAAGAAGCCCTCCCCATTTGGAAAGAGGCGGAAGGTTTCGGCTCTATCTATGGCTCGTCCAAGATTTCCGATGACTTCAATGTGAAGTATGGCGTGTATGAAGCGCCCATGGATTACAAAGCGTTCATCGATCCCTCTCTCATCGCTGAGTTCGCAGCGGAGTAG
- a CDS encoding class I SAM-dependent methyltransferase, with translation MNRPTPRGAWEGLRKRVEFRSEVYATAAVASIVGRLATRAFRAFGWEKAAKAQSLLTSATSFWTVSSLAAASWIHDRSPLHRWTWLPDALGQLRPTRAANVHAGFDETSTALKEHLPETEWTILDFFDSAALKSASLQKARRLYPPPEEQKLTHLHQWPIRDGEFDAVFFLLSAHYLKKRESRRALLSEAKRSLGESGRVILVDHLRDVANGLAFGPGCLTFPREEAWLADFAAVGLVERRFFRLTPFLGVFVLQKEA, from the coding sequence ATGAATCGACCCACCCCACGAGGCGCTTGGGAGGGACTGCGGAAGAGGGTCGAGTTTCGCTCGGAGGTCTATGCCACGGCTGCGGTGGCGTCCATCGTGGGGCGCTTGGCCACTCGCGCCTTTCGCGCTTTCGGCTGGGAAAAGGCGGCCAAGGCGCAATCGCTCCTGACTTCCGCCACGTCTTTTTGGACCGTTTCCTCGCTGGCCGCGGCCTCCTGGATTCATGATCGCTCACCTCTTCATCGCTGGACTTGGTTGCCCGATGCCCTCGGCCAGCTTCGCCCCACCCGGGCCGCCAATGTGCACGCTGGATTCGATGAAACCAGCACCGCCCTCAAAGAGCACTTGCCTGAGACAGAATGGACGATCTTGGATTTTTTCGACTCCGCAGCCCTCAAGTCGGCCAGTCTCCAAAAGGCACGCCGGCTCTACCCTCCTCCCGAGGAACAAAAGCTCACCCACCTCCACCAATGGCCGATCCGGGACGGCGAGTTCGATGCCGTCTTTTTTCTCCTAAGCGCTCACTACCTGAAGAAACGAGAATCCAGAAGAGCGCTCTTGTCGGAGGCGAAACGTTCTCTCGGCGAGAGCGGGAGGGTCATCCTAGTCGATCACTTGCGGGATGTGGCCAACGGCTTGGCCTTCGGCCCCGGCTGCCTAACTTTTCCTAGAGAAGAGGCGTGGTTGGCAGACTTTGCGGCCGTTGGCTTGGTGGAGCGCCGCTTCTTCCGCCTGACCCCCTTTCTGGGGGTCTTCGTGCTACAAAAAGAGGCGTAA
- a CDS encoding ABC transporter permease, with amino-acid sequence MPSSPPKSRKPWFKVRGSLPSSRVTLLMGASFLLPLAVWSFFAYTPGLWPVSFELRIATDLRGQVANPAAPEEPHVFQTIYRPGRDVMEKEVFQAYQKMVRHKNEEIRAYLAGTSLLPSEIRLSARSNKKVLRRLHPIAVEMAWMTEEQDTADERFYALWRDLATGEKRLPNRFLSQENLEIVQANWEVLSAASPTYQSSLFPKEPLLHLVPSGKKAIGRPSYLPAPHEVFLAAQQLIEGTSAREDSSLFTRYQTSLAIVFGGFLIACLVGIPIGLLAGTFAFFSKLFEPFVDFFRYMPAPAFGTLLVFLLGSHEAPKMTLVFLGTVPQMILMVANTTRTLDASLLDAAQTLGAGRGSLIFRVVIPGILDRLYNDLRILLGWAWTWLVIAELLGVKSGLTEIIDTQGRRFNFDIVYAVILLIGFTGFFTDQILQALRCVFFPWVGEKQNWIGKAVARIRQWFLSKPATKGEKVVRKQAA; translated from the coding sequence ATGCCTTCTTCTCCGCCCAAGTCCCGCAAGCCTTGGTTCAAGGTGCGGGGGAGTCTCCCCAGCTCCCGAGTGACTCTCTTGATGGGGGCCTCTTTTCTCCTGCCGCTGGCTGTCTGGAGCTTTTTTGCCTACACCCCTGGTTTGTGGCCGGTCAGTTTTGAACTGCGGATCGCGACCGATCTTCGCGGGCAAGTGGCCAATCCGGCGGCCCCTGAAGAACCGCACGTCTTTCAGACCATCTATCGGCCCGGCCGGGATGTGATGGAGAAGGAGGTCTTTCAAGCCTACCAAAAGATGGTCCGCCATAAAAACGAGGAGATCCGCGCTTACCTCGCGGGAACCTCTCTGCTGCCGAGCGAGATTCGGCTGAGCGCTCGCTCCAACAAAAAGGTGCTTCGTCGCCTCCACCCGATTGCGGTGGAAATGGCTTGGATGACGGAGGAGCAAGACACAGCCGACGAACGTTTTTATGCTCTTTGGCGGGACTTGGCGACGGGAGAGAAGAGACTGCCGAACCGCTTCCTCTCCCAGGAGAATCTCGAAATCGTGCAAGCGAACTGGGAGGTGCTCTCAGCGGCCAGTCCGACCTACCAGTCCTCTCTTTTTCCCAAAGAGCCGCTCTTGCATTTGGTCCCCTCCGGCAAGAAAGCCATTGGCCGGCCCTCCTACCTGCCTGCTCCCCACGAGGTCTTTTTGGCGGCGCAGCAACTGATCGAAGGGACGAGCGCCCGCGAGGATTCGAGTCTCTTTACCCGCTACCAGACTTCTCTCGCGATTGTCTTCGGCGGCTTCCTCATCGCCTGTTTGGTGGGAATTCCGATTGGCTTGTTAGCGGGAACCTTTGCCTTCTTTTCCAAGCTTTTTGAGCCCTTTGTGGATTTCTTTCGCTACATGCCGGCGCCCGCCTTCGGCACGCTTTTGGTTTTCCTCTTGGGCAGCCATGAAGCTCCCAAGATGACGCTCGTCTTCCTGGGGACCGTGCCGCAGATGATCTTGATGGTGGCCAATACCACCCGCACCCTGGATGCCTCCTTGCTGGACGCGGCCCAAACGCTGGGAGCGGGACGCGGATCGCTCATCTTCCGCGTGGTCATCCCCGGAATTCTCGATCGGCTCTACAATGATCTCCGCATTCTCCTGGGCTGGGCTTGGACCTGGCTGGTGATTGCCGAGCTTCTGGGAGTGAAGAGTGGGTTGACGGAAATCATCGATACCCAGGGCCGCCGTTTCAATTTCGACATTGTCTACGCCGTCATTCTCTTGATTGGGTTCACCGGTTTTTTCACCGACCAGATCCTGCAAGCGCTGCGGTGCGTCTTCTTCCCCTGGGTGGGGGAGAAGCAGAATTGGATCGGCAAGGCGGTGGCGAGAATTCGGCAGTGGTTCCTCAGCAAGCCAGCTACCAAGGGAGAAAAAGTCGTCCGCAAGCAAGCGGCCTAG
- a CDS encoding DUF1294 domain-containing protein, with the protein MPSREGEAFERRRKKLAAPLKDYRPVRLAVLLGSLLVVPALALVRIKTFLPPGVLLPYLVSVNGLGLLLNWVDKTRAQARPGKRGRRPARVPESVLHTVELLGGWPTALATQQLIRHKTRKISYQVVLWAIITLYLIASIGFLLPKSL; encoded by the coding sequence ATGCCCTCACGTGAAGGCGAGGCCTTCGAAAGACGTCGAAAAAAACTCGCAGCCCCCCTTAAAGATTACCGTCCCGTCCGCCTGGCCGTCTTGCTTGGTTCGCTCCTGGTAGTTCCTGCTTTGGCCCTCGTTCGGATAAAGACTTTCCTCCCCCCGGGGGTGCTGTTGCCTTACTTGGTGTCGGTCAATGGCCTGGGCTTGCTGCTCAACTGGGTGGACAAAACCCGGGCTCAAGCGCGACCAGGGAAGCGCGGTCGCCGGCCGGCCCGCGTGCCCGAGTCCGTTTTGCACACGGTGGAATTGTTGGGCGGGTGGCCCACTGCTTTGGCTACCCAGCAGTTGATCCGTCACAAGACTCGCAAGATCTCTTACCAAGTCGTTCTCTGGGCCATCATCACCCTCTATCTCATTGCGTCGATTGGCTTTCTCCTGCCCAAATCGCTTTGA